A section of the Triticum dicoccoides isolate Atlit2015 ecotype Zavitan chromosome 7A, WEW_v2.0, whole genome shotgun sequence genome encodes:
- the LOC119329870 gene encoding adenylate kinase 3, whose product MAANLEDVPSVDLITEVLRRAKCSSKPDKRIILVGPPGSGKGTQSPLIKDEYCLCHLATGDMLRAAVAAKTPLGIKAKEAMNKGELVSDDLVVGIIDEAMKKPSCQKGFILDGFPRTVVQAQKLDDMLAKQGAKVDKVLNFAIDDAILEERITGRWIHPSSGRSYHTKFAPPKTPGVDDVTGEPLIQRKDDTAAVLKSRLEAFHMQTEPVIDYYSKNGLVANLHAEKPPKEVTVEVQKALS is encoded by the exons atggcggcgaacctcgaggacgTGCCGTCGGTGGATCTCATCACCGAGGTGCTCCGCCGCGCCAAGTGCAGCTCCAAGCCCGACAAGCGCATCATCCTCGTCG GTCCACCTGGCTCTGGAAAGGGTACGCAGTCGCCCCTTATTAAGGATGAATACTGCTTGTGCCATTTAGCCACTGGTGATATGCTGAGAGCTGCTGTTGCTGCTAAGACTCCTCTGGGGATCAAGGCTAAAGAAGCTATGAACAAG GGAGAGCTTGTTTCAGATGACTTGGTTGTTGGGATTATCGATGAAGCCATGAAGAAACCCTCATGCCAGAAGGGTTTTATCCTTGATGGCTTCCCTAGAACTGTTGTTCAAGCACAAAAG CTTGATGACATGCTGGCAAAGCAAGGCGCTAAAGTTGACAAGGTTTTGAACTTCGCAATTGATGATGCAATATTGGAAGAACGAATTACTGGCCGCTGGATACACCCATCGAGTGGCAGATCTTACCATACAAAGTTTGCTCCTCCGAAGACTCCTGGAGTTGATGAT GTTACCGGAGAGCCCTTGATTCAAAGGAAAGATGACACAGCTGCGGTTTTAAAGTCAAGGCTTGAGGCTTTCCATATGCAAACCGAACCT GTGATTGACTACTACTCCAAGAATGGCTTGGTGGCAAATCTTCATGCGGAGAAACCACCAAAGGAAGTGACCGTTGAGGTGCAGAAAGCCCTTTCATGA